The Gemmatimonadota bacterium genome contains the following window.
TGCGGATAGCCGCCGGTGCTCTCTGTGCCTCTTCAGGCGTTGGCTGAGGAACATCTACCCGGTCGTAATAATATTCGAAAAGTTCCTTTGTAGCGGCGATATAGGGGCAGTGCGGAAGAACAAAGCCAGCCACAGCGGCAAAGGGACGGTCTCCCCCATCATGGGCCTTCTCGTCCAGATAATCAAGGGCAGACGCAACGACCATGTCATCATACGCCTGATAGGTACACATCCCATAACCGGCATATTCTACGCTCACGCGGCTCTGCCCAGATACACCCAGAGGCATTTTGCGAAACAGGGGAGCGCCCTGCAAAGAAACACCGGGGTGATGTGCGCCCCATTCGCCAATGGGCCGTCGCTCAAATCCGTGCCGCTGATCCGATCCAACAAAGTGCATGCGTCCAATCAGGGCAGTTTCATAGCCGGCTGCGCCCATGCCATGTGCCCAGGTGGGGATGGCAGAAGAGAGGATCTGGCTATTTGTCCAGACGCGGTTCGCGGTGGGCGTTCTGGATGTCATAAAAGCCATCCGGCTGGGCACGCAAAGCGGTGCTGCGCAATAGGCGTTGTTGAACCGTATGCCTTCGGCGGCAAGCCGGTCCATATGCGGGGTTCGAACCACTTCATCGCCATAACATCCGATGTGAAATTTGCTGTGTTGATCGGACATAATCACCAGAATATTGGGTCTATCTGCCATATGAATCCCTCCGTTATGCCACGACCTGCCGGAGCAGTGCCAGGCAATTCTCATTGATCATACCGCCCGCCTCGGGATCGACCTGGCAGGCGTGGGTGACTTCGTATCCTCCCTCGGGGTAGGCATCCACGGTAGGTACATACCCGATGGAGCCATTCGTATAGCCCACGAAGAAAGTGTGATCAAACGACGATTGATTTTTCACAAGCATGCCGTTTTCGGTAAAAATCTCCGCCGGAGCAGTCACAAAGGCGAGATCGCCGATTCGCCATGCCTGTAATTCCGTCTCAACGGGATCGAGTGGAACCCCTGTCTGATGGCTTCTAATTGCTTCCCGCACCCGACTTTGCCTCAACTCTGTCCAATATCGCTGCCCATCTGAAAGATTTCTCGCTTTCAACTCCTGATCGAATTCCCCATCGAGCTGTTCCGCGCTTTTTAAGTCGCCGTACACGTAGCGGGGCAGGTTTATAGTTTTTGAAGCGAGATTCAAACCTTGAGCCTCACCAACGCTGATGGTTTCCCAAACGCGCACCACTTCGCAGCCCAGTCGAATGCCCAGACTGTCCGATGGCTTGTGAAGATCTTCTGGTCGCTGATCCGGTCCGCGGAATCCCAGAGCGGGATTGATATCGCCCGCCGCCCCTTGTAGAAAGAGACAATACGCGCCGGTAAGACCTTCTACCACCTGGGTCATCTTTCCGGAAAACCCGGCAGAAATAGCGCGTTGCTGAGAAGTCTGTGCAACCGGATGCGTCGCAAAATTGACCAGACAGGCGATAGGGTTTCCCTCTATATCTTCAATCCGCGCCACACCGACCTCGCGGTCAACGGGTCCATCGTAGTTGTTGCCGAGAATGATCCGTCCATCTGGAGTTTTCTCTCTGCGGTTAATACCGATATCGGAACTGCCCCAGCCGATACCCATTCGCGCTGGCTTCAAATTTTGCTGTGCCTCCTGTACCAGGCCTGCCAGTTTGAATCCGAGATGAATTCGATAGGCATCGACCAACTCGGAGGCTTCAGCCGATCCCGGTCCCGGCGATGGGGATTGCTTACCTGCGCGATCGATATCAGGCCCGTAATGGGTGTGGCTGCATGCCAGGGTAATCCGATTGGCGGAGATTCCCGATACGGCCTGGATGAGCTCGCGAAACTCGGCGACTGTTTCCGCCTTAAACTGGAGGAGATCCGAGGCGATCAATACGGCTTGCTCCCCCGCGCAGGAAACTGCCATAGCCGTGGCATATAACGGGTCATTTACGCGCGTCGATGATCCCCGCCCCGCAAATCCGACCATGGGGATGCCCACCGCAGGGGTGATGTCGGTGCGGGCAATGCCGATTTCTATTGCATTTGCCATAGTGCCTCTCTTTCAATACGAGTGAATCCCGTGTCCGTTGCCGGGGAAGTAGAAGATGTCAATCAGAAAAGAGATGCCGACTCCGGCTGCCCAACCGACCAGGAGCCCGACTGCAAAGGGCTGGCACCGACGGTAGAGCACGGCACCCCCCAGTTTCATGATGACGGCCTTGATGAACCAGGCCAGAAAGATAGTGAACCCGACTCTGCGCATGGGCCAGGAAGTGGCCAGGGGAAATCCAATGGGTGAAAGGGGCCACCAGGGAAAGCGATAGCGCAAAGCCACCAGCGCGGCCGAGACCAGCGCCCCGAATAAAAAAAAGGAGATGCGATACCAGTCTGTTGTGAATGGCGACTGCATCTTGACCAGCGTATCGATGAAAGGACGCTGGCTGCCGCCCCCGCCCAACACCCATACGTTGAAGTTGTATGCCCCATGCGTGTAGCCCAGATACAGGGTTACAATGGCGGCAACCAGAACTCCGACCACAATTGAGGCACCAAGCGCGTAGATCAGACGCCTTCGTATCTGGGGAATCTGATCTGCAAGCTTGCCCAGATGGGTCAGCGAAGGCATGAACATACCGGCACCCCTCGTGACGAGGATATAGGTGAATGCCATGGCTGTCATCGAGGATTCCGGCAGGCCACGCGATCCCAGAAAATATACGGTGGAGGACTGACCCGTTACCGGTACGACCACGTAGAGCAACCCGGTTTCCACCAGGATGCGGGATACCCCCAGATAGCCGATGAGCGTGGAAAGCAAGAGCGCGATGGCCATAGTATAACTCATACCCGCACAGTACAGAAATCCAATGGCATAAACCAGTCCACTGATCAGGCCGGTAAGAGCCATCCGGTAAGACATCATTTCTTCAGCTCTGCCTTCACCCGGTACCCCCCAGATGGCCTTTGAAAAAACGTCGCGCAGATGGTGGCGAGCAACCCAGATCCCCCAGGCTACGATGAAGCAGAGAGACCCCCAGCTTTGCCAGCCAACTGCGGGGTTGTGGGAAGACCAGGGATCTCCCGAGGTGCCGATGGTGAACCCAAATCGGTTAAATACCGCGCTCTGGATTAGAAAAATCAGGAAGAAGAACCAGACGCTGAACAGGGCTTCAAGCCTGGCAAAAAATGCAAAAGCCAGTGCAAAAAAGCTGATGTGGAAGTCAATTGTGGGAAAACCAGCGGCCAGCGTAAACCACCTGGGAAGTAGAGGGAATTCGGGCAGGCCGGGTATGAAGTAACTGGGAATATTCCAACAAACGATTCCGCAGGCAACCGAAAAACCACCCCAGAACAGCTTGCCTTTCATGTATTCCGGCAGCCAGTTCCGGGGATTCGAGCGCAGCGCCATGTCGATGCCTACGCTGATGATGGGATAATCGAGCCGTTCGTTCTCCGTCCATTGCTTGCGCAAAATGACAACCGTGCAGGCCGAGATCAGCGTGATCGACGCTGCAAATGTAAGCCACCAGAAAAGCGGGCTTGCCCAGGTTTCCCAGGGGATATGCACACCTTTGGGTAGGCCTTCGAAAAAGTAGCGCACGGCGTCGTTTTCATCTCGCGGCGCCATCCAGTCGGCAAGGTGGGGGTGAAAGTAGAGCGCCCAACCATTCTCGGGGGTGGCCAGGTAATACGGCATGGCCAAAATGCCGAGCACATATCCCATAAATCCGTTGGTCGGCACGACGCTGCCCACCAGCCCCATGGCCAGAACGGTGGCGAGTTCGGCAGATGAAAAAGACCAGCGCGGTCCAAATAATCTGTCTGAAACCGATGATAAGACTGTGAGGATGACAAACGGAATGAAATTCACCATGGGGAAGTGGCTCAGATTCCAGGCCGAGGAATGAATTATGAAATCCGACCACGTGACCCACAGGTTGACCAGACAGACCACACCCAACCCAATCAGAAACGAACGCAACGTGATCCCCCGCTCCTCTGCGGCGGAAGGCACTGGATGGCTAACGATGGGATCTTGCAGAGAGGACAAATCTCTCCTCGCAATCCTTTGAGCGACAGGCCTGTATCAGGCCTATCATTGGCCTGACCCAGGGGGCCTGCCGCCCAGTAATCTCGCAAACTGATCGGGTCTAAAAACTCCCACTCAGAGATACGCGCAGCGGAGCATCGAAGCCACCCTCAATCGCCGAATAGGCAAAATCGACAGAGACCTGCCTACCTCCCACATAGTTCACGCGAACACCGGCACCAAGTGAATAACTCTCGATGTCGTAATTGGTCTTGTATCCAGCTCGAAGCGCGAGCACCCTTGCGACCCAGAGTTCACCGCCAAAATGTAACCGCTCACCGAAATCAGTGGCATAGCTGAAATCGACTGCGGCTGTGAGGTAGGTGGGATCTTCTATCGTTCCGTAAACCTCCATAGCAGCGGCGATATTGAAGACCATTGGCATGGCGAAAGTGACCGCTTCCGGCGTTACGTCTTTGCCGAAATTCTGCAATGTCATCGCCAACCTGCTGGAGCCAAATCCCGTGTAGAACAGCGTGCCGAGTGAGACATCGTAACTGGAAATTTTCTTGTCGTGCAGCGTTTCCTGAATCCAGCGACCGTGAACGCCGAAGGAGAGCCTATCGGTCATTTTCTTCGCGTAAAGAAATCCGATGGCGACATCCCCAGCATTCACCATCTCTCCCGTTCCGAGCGGCTGGAGTATGGTGGTTTCCTTGCTCTTCTCAGGGTAGAAACCGATAAAGGTAACGCCCACCACGCCATACGGCGTATTCGCCGCAACAGCTCCGGAAGCAACCGTGCTGTTTACCAACCATCGGTTGTAAGAGAACACGTACTCAATCCGTTTCATATGGGTCAAACCGGCAGGATTCTTGAATGCCGCATTGATATCATTGGATATGGCCGTGTACGCATCCCCCATTCCCACCGATCGCGCCCCCTGGGAAATCTTCAGAAATGCAAATCCTGTAAGCCCAATTCGCGAAGCAGCGGTTGAGGAGTAAATATCCTCATCCTTGATTTCCACATATCCCTGTCCCTGGGCGGGCGATTGCAGCAAAATCACAATCGCGAATACGCAGATTGATGCGTATATCCTGGTCATCATAGCAAAGCTCCTTGACTATTTGATGATTACAAATGAACCGAACCGCATCTCCCCCTGAGATGAGCCCACAAGAGACTCTACAGAGTAGAAGTAGATGCCTGACTGTACTTCCGGCCTCGCGAAGGATCGCGGCGCCTGATTCCATTCTGCCTCTCCCAGGGGCGAATCGTGATTGATCGTCCAGATCAGGTCTCCAGATGGAGAATAGATCTTGATCTGGGCCTTTCTGGGGATATTTGTAAATCGAATCTTTCTGGATCCCGGATACCTGTGTGTGCCATCATCCCGATAGGGATTGGGCACAACCAGGATTTCATCGCCGAAATTGTCTTTGGTATCCGTTGCGGGGATCTTCAGACTGGTGAAGACCTGCATCCGCTGCTCAGGCGAGGAATGCCCGCTTTCCATGCCACTCTGGACATTCTGCCGCACCTTGTCGGGCAGGTTGGCAAGCGTCTTGGTACCGTCGTTATTGGTCCAGGATGAATGCCCGGAATCGACCGAGCGGACCGAGTACCAGTAGTTGAAGCCGGGAGCGGAAGTCTCATCCTCGAAGGAATAGATGCCGCCACTCAAATGCGCGGCATCTCCCACGGGAATCTCTTTCAGCAACTTGTAAGGCCCCGCTTCCTTGGTCTCTGTACGATAGACCCGGTAGGCTCTTACGTCGGCCTGGCCATAGTCTGGATCCAACGCGCGATCGGCATCATCTGGCCATGTGAGGAGAACCTGCCCACGTTCGCTATTTCCCACTGAAAATCGCACATCCGGAGGCGGGTCGGGCAGATCGTAGCCGCTATCGTAGGCGAATTGAGCACGGCGCACATGATCCACGAGGGCCTCCCTGCCCAGTGAAACCTCGTCTTGATTGCCCGTTTGCGCCCATTCGATGATGCCCGTACCCTTGGCGTCGGCAGCTGTTCCCCCGGCAAAAACCGCCACGATTTTCACTTTTTCACCAGGACCAATATCGTATGGTCCATACGTCTGACTGTGGGCGTAATCACCGATGTCGGTGGGATTGGATTGGAATCCCTGGTCTTCGACGAGTTTGTTCCACAGTTGCTCATCACCATCATTACTGGGATCCGGATATGTGTAGTTATTTCTGCTGAAGATTTCCCACCACTTTACCGACACCGGCTGATCCGCGACTTTTGGCGCAACGTAGTTTTCCGAATCGTTTGTAAAGGGTGGGGTATAATCCAGAGGGGCAAACCCAAAGTACTGGAAGTCTGTCAGTTCTCCATCGACTCGCGCCGTGCCTTTGAACAGTGAATGGTGACGCGCCGAAACGTAGGGTCCACCAACGTCATTCCACAAAGTAGAAGGCGCGTCCCCGTCGTAGTGGTAGCTGAGCTTCAGGTCAGCGTATTCGGCCGGACCGTCGTAGTTAGCTGCACCGGTGTATCTGTAGAAATCGTCCCTCAATTCGGGGAAATCGACCCACCACGCACCCGGGCTTGAAATAAAGCACCCCGCCTGAGAGATGGTCATGATGTTTACGAACGCAAAATAGACGTCGTTGAGTTGCACGGGCATACCGGGATCCGGCTGGCCGTCTCCGTTGGCGTCTCCATTGTTGTGGAAAGTATATTCGTAAATGATGAAGTCGTCAAAGTCGGGATAGCTCCAGGAAAAGGCTTTTTGCGACACACTGATACCCGTTTTGGAGGACCAGGCCGTGATGAGAATTTCCTCACCTTGAGAATCGTCCCCGATATACCGCCCATAGTCGTGGTTGTGGATTTCCACAGGCTCACCCACAATTGGAGGTGCTCCGGGCCAGTAGTTGGACATCGGGCTGAACCCGGTAAAGTGGGAGGCGGTCATAAATCCCAGATCTTTTTCCGGGCTATTGACAATGTCATAGACCTTTTCCCGAATATCCTCGGTTTCCTGACTCGGGCCAACTGCCGAGGTGCCGTGATCTCTTGTTAGAATCATTACACCCTCGCCCCGAGAGGTGTCGTATCGGCGTGTAAACCGCGGATACCAGTGATAGTTGACAAAGCTCCAGTATTGCTCAAACTCGGTGGGTTCCAGCGGAATGATGGAACCCGGATATTGCATACCGGCTATATCCCTCATCACCTGTCGGTGAACCCGACCTGTGAGTCCGTTTCTGTACGTATGCCAGACCTTCCCCCGCGTCATGTGTCGGAATTTCCTCTGGAAGGGACTCGACTGCGCCCACAATTCCGAAGTTAGCAAGAGGGTCGCCAGCAATGGAAAAAGCAGAAACAAGATGCTTCTTCTTTTTATAGTAATCATGTTGTCTTATCCTCTTAGAAGCTGAGTCTCAATCCCAAATGCACCTGCC
Protein-coding sequences here:
- a CDS encoding UPF0164 family protein; this translates as MMTRIYASICVFAIVILLQSPAQGQGYVEIKDEDIYSSTAASRIGLTGFAFLKISQGARSVGMGDAYTAISNDINAAFKNPAGLTHMKRIEYVFSYNRWLVNSTVASGAVAANTPYGVVGVTFIGFYPEKSKETTILQPLGTGEMVNAGDVAIGFLYAKKMTDRLSFGVHGRWIQETLHDKKISSYDVSLGTLFYTGFGSSRLAMTLQNFGKDVTPEAVTFAMPMVFNIAAAMEVYGTIEDPTYLTAAVDFSYATDFGERLHFGGELWVARVLALRAGYKTNYDIESYSLGAGVRVNYVGGRQVSVDFAYSAIEGGFDAPLRVSLSGSF